The genome window TCGATGCGTAACGCGAGATAGCTGGCGTCTTCGTTCACGGCCAGCAACCGGATGTGCGTCACCGCCCGCGCTTCGTCCACATCATCGCTAACGGTGGAGCGGCTCTGCGCGTACCGGCCAGACACGATGGCGTTGTAGGATTTTCGCACGTGACGCTTCTTGAACTCGGAGACGGCGGCGGCCAGCGCCTCGGGGCGGCGCGCAAACACGAGGCAGCCCGTGGTATCGCGATCCAACCGGTGCACGGCGCACAACGCCGGAGCGCCCTCCTGCTGGCGCAACCGTTCCTCGACGCTGTCCTCGCCGACCGACATCACCCCGGAGGGCTTGTCAATCACCAGATAATCGTCGTCGCTCACCAGAACCCGCAGTTTCTGGACCTTCACCCGGTTCGTGGTGTCGGCGTAGACCGGCACCTGCACCCGGTCTCCGGAATGGAGCGCATGGTGTGCCATCCAGACCCGCTTCCGGTTCACCCAGACCGCCCGCGTGTCGATCAACGCCTTGGCCGCGCGCCGGGACAGCGACATCCGTTTGCTGATGAACGCCTGAAGGGTGAGCGCGGCGTCCGGCGCGGATACAACCAAGTCGCGCTGTTCGTGTGAGAGGGCTTCGGACATACGACTCCTAAGGGGACACCTGCGGCAAAGCCGAACACACGATACCCGCCACACCGTCGCACGCACCGACCTCGGAATCAAACGACGCTTGCACCTGCACCGCGCACCCGTCCCGCGTGGCCGCCTGCATCGGCCCGGACCAGGATGCGCCGGACTGCGCCGCCGCCACCGCACGGGCGGCGGTCTCGACATCCACCCAGAGCTTTTCGATCGGCTTGCCGATCAGATCCTCCTCACCGGCATAGCCCCAGAGCTTGAGGGCTGCGCGGTTGATGCCGCAGATCAGCCCATCCGGATCGCCGATCACGCCGGCCGCCAGCGCATTCATCCACGCATGCTGCCTGCTCTTGAGCTTCTGCCAGGCGTTTTTGCGGCGGTCCACATTGCGCACAGCGAACACCAGATCTCCCCCGTTCACCAGTTCGATCGAGCTGATCGACACCTCGCCCGCAAAGGTGGTGCCGTCCTTGCGCACGCACTTGGCATCCAGAAGAATGAAGCGCCCCTCGCCGAGCCCCTTGCGCACCCGCTCCAGAAGGGGGCCGTTCACCCCCACGATCAATTCGCCGACCATGATGTCCCACGTTTCCGAGGCCTTGTACCTGAAGAATTCCTCCACCCGGGGGTTTGTGTCGATCACATACCCGTTGGGGTCGGTGATCAGAACGGCATCATAAAGTCCGGCCAGCAACTGCCGGTAGAGCGACTTGTGGTCGTGCCGGTAACCGGACTTGCCCGTGGCGCAGGTGCGGCAGGGATCGGCCAAATCGAGGGAATGACCGCCATTCACACCCTGAGGCGCGGGGTGATTTCGGTCGCCGTTTGCGGCTCCTCCGTTTGTCTTCTGGGCCAGTCTCATAAGGGGGTCTTTCATGCGCGGGCTGCCATGCAGTGCGAACTATGACACAATCTGCCAAAAGAATCAACCGCTTTCGCGCGATTTTCGCAGGGTTGTCTTTTCCGCCAGCCTGTGGTATAACAGTCCGGTCGATGCAAAGTGAATCGGGTGGGACGTGCGAGCGAAAGGGTGTTTTCATGAAGGGGTGCTGGAGATACGTGCTCGGGCTGCTGGCCGTGTGCGTGGGATCGGTGGGCGCAGCAGACGCGACCGGGTCGCCGGATACGGATGCGGCGTCCCGCCGTCAGGCGTCTGCCATTCTCAGCGCCTGCACCGCCAACCTCCCGCGTGAAAAGATGGAGCTTGCCGGCACCCTCACCGTCCGCCGCCAGCGCGGCTTCATCCTGTCCGAAAACGCCTACCGCCTGGAGCTGGAGTGGGGCGCGACTCCCGCCATCGCCGCGGTGACCCTGTTCGCCCCCGGGTCCACCACGGCCGTCCAGCGCGTGGTCATGACGCGGGACGGACGGAGCGCCTCCCTCGCTTTTTTCAGCGGCCCGGATCTGGCGCCGGCCGAACCGCCCTCGCTCGCCGGGCGGGTCGGGGGCACCGATCTGACGTGGCTCGATCTGACGATGGATTTTTTGTGGTGGCCCGACGTGCGCCTGGATGGCGAGGGAGACGCCAAGGGCCGCACCTGCGACATCATCGTCGCCACGCCTCCGATGCCGATCCCCGGCTGTGCCGCCGTCAGGATGTGGATCGACCGCAAACTCGGCTTCCTCATGCAGGTCGAACAGCTTGACCCCCAGGGCGAGCCGGTGCGCAAGATGTGGGTCCAGAGCGTCAAGAAAATGAACGAGCGTTGGATGATCCGTGACATGGAGGTTGAAATGATGGGCAGCGGGCACCGTACACGGCTGTACGTGGACCGCCTCATCCTCCCATGAGCACGTATCTCCTGATTATCGGACTGGCCACCTTGACGGTGTTGCTCGGTTTCTCGGCGTTTTTCTCCGCGAGTGAAACCGTCCTGTTCTCCTTGAACCCGATTCAGGTGCAGCGGATCCGTGACCGTGACCGCAAGGCGGGCGTCCGTGTCGCCACGCTGCTCGCCAATCCCCCCCGCACCCTCTCGACCATCCTGATCGGCAACACCCTGGTCAATGTCGCCATCGCCAGCCTCGGCTATGCGCTCATCAGCCAACTCGTGGCACCGGGCTGGGACGAGGCGGTCGCTATTCCGATCATGACCCTCCTGCTGCTGCTCTTCGGCGAAATCACCCCGAAACGGATCGCCATCCTCTGGGCCGAACGCCTCGCCCCATCCGTCAGCATCTGGATCGAACGCCTGCAGTTCCTCTTCGCCCCGATCGACCGGCTGCTCGTCGCGATCACCCGACGGTTTCACAAAACCCTGACGCCCGAGCGCAATTCGCTGAACGACGAGGAGCTGATGACCCTGGTCGAGGTGAGCGCCGAACAAGGAGCCATCGACAAGGACGAGCAGGTCATGGTCGACGGCATCCTCCGGCTCTCCGAGTTGCAGGCGAGCGACGTGATGACCCCCCGCGTCGACACCCTCGGCATTGACCTGCACGACCCCCCCGAAACCCACATGCAGACCGCGCGCTCGGCGCATTTCCGCCAGTTGCCCGTCTACAACCGCACGCTGGACGCGATCGAGGGGTTTCTCGATGTCACCCGTTACCTGATCGACCCCGAACACCAACTGCGCCGGCATGTCACACCCGCCCTTTTCGTGCCCGACAACATCGCGCTGGACGACCTTCTGATCACCTTCCAGCGGAGCCACGCAACGATCGCCTGCGTGCTCGACGAGTACGGCGGGACCGCCGGGCTGGTCACCCGCGGCGACATCCTCGAACTGATG of Lentisphaerota bacterium contains these proteins:
- a CDS encoding RluA family pseudouridine synthase, translating into MSRPPPVRWRRRSPAHPGPGRCRRPRGTGARCRCKRRLIPRSVRATVWRVSCVRLCRRCPLRSRMSEALSHEQRDLVVSAPDAALTLQAFISKRMSLSRRAAKALIDTRAVWVNRKRVWMAHHALHSGDRVQVPVYADTTNRVKVQKLRVLVSDDDYLVIDKPSGVMSVGEDSVEERLRQQEGAPALCAVHRLDRDTTGCLVFARRPEALAAAVSEFKKRHVRKSYNAIVSGRYAQSRSTVSDDVDEARAVTHIRLLAVNEDASYLALRIETGRTHQIRKHLAAIRHPILGDREYGPKFARDPRIVAIPRQMLHATEVEMPHPFKKGETFRAHSPLPADFRRCLRTFKL
- a CDS encoding PAS domain S-box protein, yielding MKDPLMRLAQKTNGGAANGDRNHPAPQGVNGGHSLDLADPCRTCATGKSGYRHDHKSLYRQLLAGLYDAVLITDPNGYVIDTNPRVEEFFRYKASETWDIMVGELIVGVNGPLLERVRKGLGEGRFILLDAKCVRKDGTTFAGEVSISSIELVNGGDLVFAVRNVDRRKNAWQKLKSRQHAWMNALAAGVIGDPDGLICGINRAALKLWGYAGEEDLIGKPIEKLWVDVETAARAVAAAQSGASWSGPMQAATRDGCAVQVQASFDSEVGACDGVAGIVCSALPQVSP
- a CDS encoding outer membrane lipoprotein-sorting protein, yielding MTQSAKRINRFRAIFAGLSFPPACGITVRSMQSESGGTCERKGVFMKGCWRYVLGLLAVCVGSVGAADATGSPDTDAASRRQASAILSACTANLPREKMELAGTLTVRRQRGFILSENAYRLELEWGATPAIAAVTLFAPGSTTAVQRVVMTRDGRSASLAFFSGPDLAPAEPPSLAGRVGGTDLTWLDLTMDFLWWPDVRLDGEGDAKGRTCDIIVATPPMPIPGCAAVRMWIDRKLGFLMQVEQLDPQGEPVRKMWVQSVKKMNERWMIRDMEVEMMGSGHRTRLYVDRLILP
- a CDS encoding HlyC/CorC family transporter; the encoded protein is MSTYLLIIGLATLTVLLGFSAFFSASETVLFSLNPIQVQRIRDRDRKAGVRVATLLANPPRTLSTILIGNTLVNVAIASLGYALISQLVAPGWDEAVAIPIMTLLLLLFGEITPKRIAILWAERLAPSVSIWIERLQFLFAPIDRLLVAITRRFHKTLTPERNSLNDEELMTLVEVSAEQGAIDKDEQVMVDGILRLSELQASDVMTPRVDTLGIDLHDPPETHMQTARSAHFRQLPVYNRTLDAIEGFLDVTRYLIDPEHQLRRHVTPALFVPDNIALDDLLITFQRSHATIACVLDEYGGTAGLVTRGDILELMTGGDESGLPDDVQAIRPSGESSWIVDGKTSLEAINHELDLNLDADDANRISGWCTFHAGALLRVGETVQAQGCRVRVLRMRKRRIDQVMLDVLRSSLPADLDGTDRSYLDEDPDA